In one window of Microscilla marina ATCC 23134 DNA:
- a CDS encoding DegT/DnrJ/EryC1/StrS family aminotransferase codes for MKKRNIYISQPSMGQEEWEALKEPIFSGWVTQGPKVKEFEQLFAERHKVKYAFAVTSCTTGLHLALAALDIQAGDEVIIPAFTWVATANVVLYCGATPVFVDIDPKTFNIDPAKVKEKVSEKTKAIIPVHLFGLCADIDAIKEAAPGIAIVEDAACAAGAGYKGKPAGSLGDMASFSFHPRKSITTGEGGMVTTNDDALAEKLNMLRNHGASISEEQRHHGPKPYILPAFEVMGYNYRMTDLQGALGVVQFGKLDQFIEERDKWAAFYKKELADLEWLQVPEFSVDYSHGWQSFACLIHEDKAPHSRNKIMELLQERGISTRPGTHAVHMLDYYANNFGFKPEDFPGAQIANDCSIAIPLHNKMSEEDYKYVVDVLKNEIK; via the coding sequence TTGAAAAAAAGAAATATATATATATCTCAGCCCTCAATGGGGCAAGAAGAATGGGAAGCATTAAAAGAACCTATTTTTAGTGGATGGGTTACCCAAGGTCCTAAAGTAAAAGAGTTTGAACAACTGTTTGCAGAAAGACACAAAGTAAAATATGCCTTTGCCGTAACAAGCTGCACCACTGGACTTCACCTTGCCCTAGCAGCTTTAGATATTCAAGCAGGTGACGAAGTTATTATACCTGCATTTACTTGGGTAGCCACTGCTAATGTGGTTCTTTACTGTGGAGCCACCCCTGTGTTTGTAGACATTGACCCTAAAACGTTCAACATAGACCCAGCAAAAGTAAAAGAAAAGGTTTCAGAAAAAACCAAAGCCATTATTCCTGTACACCTTTTTGGGCTTTGCGCCGATATTGATGCTATTAAAGAAGCTGCACCAGGAATTGCCATTGTAGAAGATGCTGCCTGTGCAGCAGGTGCTGGTTACAAAGGTAAACCTGCAGGAAGTTTAGGAGATATGGCAAGTTTCTCATTTCACCCAAGAAAATCTATTACTACTGGCGAAGGAGGAATGGTTACTACCAATGATGATGCTCTAGCTGAAAAACTCAACATGTTACGTAATCATGGTGCTTCTATTTCAGAGGAACAACGCCATCATGGTCCCAAGCCATACATATTACCTGCATTTGAGGTAATGGGTTATAATTACCGTATGACTGACTTACAAGGAGCTCTAGGAGTCGTTCAGTTTGGTAAATTAGATCAATTCATTGAAGAACGTGATAAATGGGCTGCTTTCTACAAAAAAGAACTTGCCGACCTTGAATGGCTTCAAGTACCTGAATTTTCTGTTGATTATTCACATGGTTGGCAGTCATTTGCTTGTTTAATTCATGAAGACAAAGCTCCACATAGCCGTAATAAAATCATGGAATTATTACAGGAAAGAGGCATCAGTACCCGCCCTGGAACCCATGCAGTACATATGCTTGATTATTATGCCAATAACTTTGGTTTTAAACCAGAAGATTTCCCTGGTGCACAAATAGCCAATGACTGCTCTATTGCCATTCCTTTACATAATAAAATGAGCGAAGAAGACTATAAATATGTGGTTGACGTTCTAAAAAATGAAATAAAATAA
- a CDS encoding NAD-dependent epimerase/dehydratase family protein, with translation MDLKGKKVLVIGGAGFIGSFVVAELLKEQVDQVVVYDNFARGKKSYLTEQLEDSRCSIYPNGGDIREIDILNDAMKGMDFVVCLAAMWLLHCKDFPRTAFDVNIAGTFNVLEACVNNNIKKLVWSSSASVYGDAVELPMTEAHPFNNKNFYGASKIAGEAMATAFNDRYGLNVIGLRYMNVYGPHQDQTAAYTGVVPIMLNKIEANEAPSINGDGSQAYDFIYVEDVAHCNVQALKSNVEFGMYNVGTEVQTSINELCELILELKESSLKVKYNPYSEDDARALVKNRIGSREKAEKELNFKYRYDLREGLQKLIEWRIATGVDKNKVNA, from the coding sequence ATGGATTTAAAAGGCAAAAAAGTTTTAGTTATTGGAGGAGCTGGCTTCATTGGAAGTTTTGTGGTTGCTGAGTTATTAAAAGAACAGGTTGATCAGGTGGTTGTTTATGACAACTTTGCTCGCGGTAAAAAAAGTTACCTTACAGAACAGCTCGAAGATTCAAGATGTAGTATTTACCCTAACGGGGGCGATATACGTGAGATAGACATTTTGAATGATGCTATGAAAGGGATGGACTTTGTGGTTTGTCTAGCAGCTATGTGGTTGTTACACTGCAAAGACTTTCCAAGAACAGCTTTTGACGTAAACATTGCAGGAACTTTCAATGTACTTGAAGCTTGCGTTAACAACAATATCAAAAAACTGGTTTGGTCATCATCAGCCTCTGTATATGGCGATGCTGTAGAGTTGCCCATGACAGAGGCTCATCCGTTCAACAACAAGAACTTTTATGGTGCATCTAAGATTGCAGGAGAAGCTATGGCTACTGCTTTTAACGATCGCTATGGGTTGAATGTCATTGGACTTAGATACATGAATGTATATGGACCCCACCAAGATCAAACAGCTGCTTATACTGGTGTAGTACCTATTATGCTTAATAAAATTGAAGCAAACGAAGCCCCGAGTATTAATGGTGATGGAAGCCAAGCTTATGACTTTATCTATGTAGAAGATGTGGCACACTGTAATGTACAAGCCCTAAAAAGCAATGTAGAGTTTGGTATGTACAATGTAGGAACCGAAGTACAAACAAGTATTAATGAGCTTTGTGAGTTGATCTTAGAATTAAAAGAATCTTCATTAAAAGTAAAGTATAACCCTTACTCAGAAGATGACGCCAGAGCACTTGTAAAAAATAGAATTGGCTCACGGGAAAAAGCAGAAAAAGAATTAAATTTTAAATATAGATACGACTTAAGGGAAGGGTTGCAAAAACTGATTGAGTGGCGTATTGCTACAGGGGTAGATAAAAACAAAGTTAACGCTTAA
- a CDS encoding Gfo/Idh/MocA family protein, whose protein sequence is MKNFALIGAAGYIAVRHMKAIKETNNHLVAALDPNDSVGIIDSYFPNADFFVEFERFDRHINKIHKTNQKVDYVSICSPNYLHDSHIRFALKNGADAICEKPLVLNPWNIDALQEVEQETGNKLHTILQLRHHPSIIALKEKIDNASEDKIYDIDLTYITSRGNWYFTSWKANHEKSGGIATNIGIHFFDMLTLIFGEVQENVVHVSEPKRASGFLQLEKARVRWYLSVDYNALPEDVKVKGQRTFRSITVEGEEIEFSQGFTDLHTISYQEILKGNGFGLEDARASIDIVHKIRNARPLGLNGDYHPFAKKEIDYHPFYKDR, encoded by the coding sequence ATGAAAAACTTTGCCCTTATAGGAGCTGCTGGATATATTGCTGTAAGACATATGAAAGCTATCAAAGAAACTAACAATCATTTGGTAGCAGCATTGGATCCTAATGACAGTGTTGGAATTATTGACAGTTACTTTCCAAATGCGGACTTTTTTGTTGAATTTGAACGATTTGACCGTCATATAAACAAAATTCATAAAACTAACCAAAAAGTAGATTATGTAAGCATTTGCAGTCCTAACTATTTGCACGACTCTCATATCCGATTTGCACTTAAAAATGGTGCAGATGCTATTTGTGAAAAACCTTTGGTACTTAATCCTTGGAATATTGATGCATTGCAGGAGGTAGAACAGGAAACAGGCAATAAGTTACACACTATTTTACAATTACGACACCATCCTTCTATTATAGCACTCAAAGAGAAGATAGACAATGCTTCTGAAGATAAAATCTATGATATTGATTTAACCTATATTACTTCTCGTGGAAACTGGTATTTTACCAGTTGGAAGGCCAATCACGAAAAATCGGGAGGCATTGCTACCAACATAGGTATTCACTTCTTTGACATGCTTACGTTGATTTTTGGGGAAGTACAAGAGAATGTAGTACACGTATCAGAACCAAAAAGAGCTTCTGGTTTTTTACAACTTGAAAAAGCACGAGTTCGTTGGTACCTGAGTGTAGATTATAATGCGTTACCCGAAGATGTGAAAGTCAAAGGTCAAAGAACGTTTCGTTCCATTACTGTGGAAGGAGAAGAAATAGAGTTTAGCCAAGGGTTTACAGATTTGCACACTATAAGTTATCAAGAAATACTTAAAGGCAACGGGTTTGGATTGGAAGATGCCCGTGCTAGTATTGATATTGTTCATAAAATCAGAAACGCCCGCCCTCTTGGACTTAATGGGGATTATCACCCTTTTGCAAAAAAAGAAATAGACTATCACCCTTTTTACAAAGATCGATAG
- a CDS encoding acyltransferase → MSDFFAHETAIIDEGCSIGKDSKIWHFSHIMPNCTIGEKCNIGQNVVVSPEVVLGKNVKVQNNVSIYTGVTCEDDVFLGPSMVFTNVTNPRSAINRRGQYSKTNVGKGASIGANATIVCGHDIGKFAFIGAGAVVTKNVPAYALVVGNPAKQTGWMSEYGHRLEFDQNGFAICLESQEKYQLLDGIVKKMKP, encoded by the coding sequence ATGAGTGATTTCTTTGCACACGAAACTGCTATAATAGATGAAGGTTGCTCTATTGGTAAAGACTCCAAAATATGGCACTTTTCGCATATTATGCCCAACTGCACCATCGGGGAAAAATGTAATATTGGACAAAATGTAGTTGTTTCACCAGAAGTAGTTTTAGGGAAAAATGTCAAAGTTCAAAACAACGTTTCTATCTATACAGGTGTTACCTGTGAAGATGATGTATTTTTAGGTCCTTCTATGGTTTTTACCAATGTAACCAACCCACGTAGTGCTATCAACCGAAGGGGGCAGTATAGTAAAACTAACGTAGGCAAAGGAGCTTCTATTGGAGCCAATGCTACCATTGTATGTGGTCACGATATTGGTAAGTTTGCTTTTATAGGTGCAGGTGCGGTAGTCACTAAAAATGTACCTGCTTACGCATTGGTAGTTGGTAACCCTGCCAAACAAACGGGTTGGATGAGCGAATATGGTCATCGTTTGGAGTTTGACCAAAATGGTTTTGCTATATGCCTTGAAAGCCAGGAAAAATATCAACTCTTAGATGGTATTGTCAAAAAAATGAAGCCTTAA
- a CDS encoding DegT/DnrJ/EryC1/StrS family aminotransferase — translation MEKITSQNIQMVDLNGQYKKIEVEVNEAIQEVINSSHFINGPQVKAFAQDLAHYLQVKQVIPCANGTDALQIALMAFDLKPGDEVIVPAFTYIASVEVIALLGLIPILVDVDPNTFNVSVDAIRQAITPRTKVILPVHLFGQCANMEAIMSIAKEHKLWVLEDNAQAIGAQYTFSDGSTQSAGTIGDIGTTSFFPSKNLGCFGDGGAMTTNNEELAQNTRIVASHGQTKKYIHDVIGVNSRLDTIQAALLQVKLQHLDSYIEARQKAATYYDQAFAEFEHLKTPVRSNTSTHVFHQYTLQMDDPSKRDQLKEYLQKIGIPSMIYYPLPIHFQKAFKHFENIEYKKGDFPVAEKLCESVISLPIHTELNESTQDYIIEHVKRFFN, via the coding sequence ATGGAAAAAATAACTAGTCAAAATATTCAAATGGTTGACCTGAATGGTCAATACAAAAAAATAGAGGTAGAAGTAAACGAGGCTATTCAAGAGGTTATCAACTCTTCTCACTTTATCAACGGTCCTCAGGTAAAAGCTTTTGCTCAGGATTTAGCGCATTATTTACAGGTAAAACAGGTCATTCCCTGTGCCAATGGTACTGATGCCTTACAAATTGCCTTGATGGCATTTGACCTTAAACCTGGTGATGAAGTCATTGTTCCTGCATTTACCTATATAGCTTCAGTAGAAGTAATTGCTTTGCTAGGGCTTATACCAATACTGGTAGACGTAGACCCCAATACATTTAATGTGTCTGTTGATGCTATCCGTCAAGCAATTACTCCACGAACCAAGGTTATTTTGCCTGTGCATTTATTTGGGCAATGTGCCAACATGGAAGCTATTATGAGTATAGCTAAAGAGCATAAACTCTGGGTGTTAGAAGACAACGCTCAGGCAATAGGCGCACAATATACTTTTTCTGATGGAAGTACTCAATCGGCAGGTACTATTGGGGATATTGGAACAACCTCGTTTTTTCCCTCTAAAAACCTGGGGTGTTTTGGCGATGGTGGTGCTATGACAACCAACAACGAAGAATTGGCTCAAAACACACGTATAGTAGCCAGCCATGGGCAGACCAAAAAATATATTCATGATGTTATAGGGGTCAACTCTCGTTTAGATACTATCCAAGCGGCTTTACTACAAGTAAAACTCCAGCACTTAGACTCATACATTGAAGCTCGCCAAAAAGCAGCCACTTATTATGATCAAGCATTCGCAGAATTTGAACACCTGAAAACTCCTGTACGCTCTAATACGTCTACGCACGTGTTTCATCAGTATACCCTTCAAATGGATGATCCCAGTAAAAGGGATCAATTGAAGGAATATTTGCAAAAAATAGGTATACCATCTATGATTTACTACCCACTACCTATCCACTTTCAAAAAGCTTTTAAGCATTTTGAAAATATTGAGTACAAAAAAGGAGATTTTCCAGTCGCTGAAAAGTTATGTGAATCAGTCATATCATTACCTATTCATACCGAACTTAACGAAAGCACTCAAGACTATATCATAGAACACGTTAAACGTTTTTTCAATTAA
- a CDS encoding nucleotide sugar dehydrogenase yields the protein MDKKLAIIGLGYVGLPLAVAFGNKYSVIGFDINTTRINELKNGIDKTLEVSTEKLKATQQLAFSDDVEAIRGADIYIITVPTPIDHSKQPDLTPLRKSSESIGKVLKKGDIVVYESTVFPGCTEEICVPILEAQSGLKYNEDFYCGYSPERINPGDKVHTVTKIKKVVSGSTPEVGQELNDLYASIITAGTYLASSIKVAEAAKVIENSQRDLNIAFVNELALIFDKLDIDTHDVLEAAGTKWNFLPFRPGLVGGHCIGVDPYYLTHKAESIGYNPQVILSGRRINDNMGQYVANKIIKLLIQGNFTIRESRVLILGFTFKENCPDTRNTRVIDVVKELKEFGVNVEVHDPHADKHEVMEEYGLDLIDQPDGQYEGIMLAVSHTEFENFPLSTYKKENAIVYDVKAFFNKEQVDARL from the coding sequence ATGGATAAAAAACTGGCAATTATAGGGTTAGGCTATGTTGGCTTACCACTTGCTGTGGCGTTTGGTAATAAATATTCAGTTATAGGATTTGATATAAACACCACAAGGATCAACGAGCTCAAAAATGGTATTGATAAGACTCTTGAGGTGAGTACAGAAAAGTTGAAAGCTACTCAACAGCTTGCGTTTAGTGATGATGTAGAAGCCATTCGTGGTGCTGATATATATATAATCACCGTGCCCACACCTATAGACCACTCCAAACAGCCTGACCTAACACCGCTCAGGAAGTCATCTGAAAGCATCGGTAAAGTACTCAAGAAAGGAGACATTGTAGTGTATGAGTCTACTGTGTTTCCGGGATGTACAGAAGAAATTTGTGTACCCATACTAGAAGCTCAAAGCGGGCTAAAGTATAATGAAGATTTTTACTGTGGTTATTCTCCTGAAAGAATCAACCCAGGTGATAAGGTACATACTGTAACTAAGATCAAAAAGGTAGTCAGTGGTAGTACCCCAGAAGTAGGGCAAGAACTCAATGACCTATATGCATCTATTATCACTGCTGGCACTTACTTGGCTTCCTCTATCAAGGTAGCAGAAGCTGCCAAAGTCATAGAAAACTCACAAAGAGATTTAAATATTGCTTTTGTAAACGAGTTGGCACTCATATTTGACAAGCTAGATATAGATACCCATGATGTTCTAGAGGCTGCTGGGACAAAATGGAACTTTTTACCGTTTAGACCAGGATTAGTGGGTGGACATTGTATTGGGGTTGATCCTTATTACCTCACTCATAAAGCAGAAAGCATTGGCTATAACCCACAAGTAATTTTATCAGGAAGAAGGATTAATGATAATATGGGACAATATGTAGCCAATAAAATCATCAAATTATTGATTCAGGGTAACTTTACCATTCGCGAGTCACGTGTGTTAATTTTAGGCTTCACTTTCAAGGAAAACTGTCCTGATACCCGCAATACAAGGGTAATTGACGTTGTGAAAGAATTAAAAGAGTTTGGAGTAAACGTAGAAGTACATGACCCTCACGCAGATAAACATGAAGTAATGGAAGAGTATGGGTTAGACCTCATTGACCAACCTGATGGGCAATATGAGGGGATTATGTTGGCAGTTTCTCATACTGAGTTTGAGAACTTCCCTTTGAGTACTTATAAAAAAGAAAACGCCATTGTATATGATGTAAAAGCATTTTTTAATAAGGAACAAGTGGATGCCAGATTATAA
- a CDS encoding SDR family oxidoreductase: MYNHPFHKNDLSQCVFLITGGAGFIGSNLIEYLLKYNAKEVRVLDNLSTGNYDNIQPFEKHQQFKFIEGDIRDIETCQKACKGVDYISHQAALGSVPRSINDPATTNAVNISGFLNMMIAAKDNHIKGMVYASSSSVYGDSKLLPKQEDKIGHPLSPYAVTKLVNEQYARVFGQVYGLKLIGLRYFNVFGPRQSPKGAYAAVIPLFIQALMDNQPPTIFGDGEQTRDFTFIENVVQANIKAMFATKEAAWGEAYNIGVGGRTSLNELFNILKEKSGKHFSPAYSKPRVGDVRDSLADISKSNNLLGYAPQITIQEGLQLTLDWFKQNTSKV, encoded by the coding sequence ATGTATAATCACCCCTTTCATAAAAATGATTTAAGCCAATGTGTTTTCTTAATTACAGGAGGAGCTGGCTTTATCGGTTCTAATCTTATTGAATACTTACTAAAATACAATGCAAAAGAAGTAAGAGTACTGGACAACCTATCAACTGGTAATTACGACAATATCCAACCATTTGAAAAACATCAACAGTTCAAGTTTATAGAAGGTGATATACGAGATATAGAGACTTGTCAAAAAGCTTGCAAGGGAGTCGATTACATTTCTCATCAAGCAGCCTTAGGGTCTGTACCCAGAAGTATAAACGACCCTGCCACTACCAATGCAGTAAACATCAGCGGCTTTCTAAATATGATGATTGCAGCAAAAGATAATCACATAAAAGGTATGGTGTACGCATCATCTTCTTCGGTATATGGAGACAGTAAATTATTGCCTAAGCAAGAGGATAAAATTGGACACCCTTTGTCGCCCTATGCAGTCACCAAACTTGTCAATGAACAATATGCACGTGTGTTTGGTCAGGTGTATGGTTTGAAGCTCATAGGGCTTAGATATTTCAATGTATTTGGTCCTCGCCAAAGTCCAAAAGGTGCCTATGCTGCAGTTATCCCCTTATTCATTCAAGCTCTCATGGACAACCAACCTCCCACTATTTTTGGAGATGGGGAACAAACCAGAGATTTCACCTTTATTGAAAATGTGGTTCAAGCCAATATAAAAGCTATGTTTGCAACCAAAGAAGCTGCTTGGGGTGAAGCATATAATATTGGCGTAGGCGGACGAACATCACTCAATGAGTTGTTTAATATTTTAAAAGAAAAATCTGGAAAACACTTTAGTCCTGCATATAGCAAACCCAGAGTTGGTGACGTGAGAGATAGCTTGGCTGATATTAGTAAAAGCAACAATTTATTGGGCTATGCTCCTCAAATAACCATTCAAGAGGGTTTGCAACTTACACTTGATTGGTTTAAACAAAATACAAGTAAAGTTTAA
- the rfbC gene encoding dTDP-4-dehydrorhamnose 3,5-epimerase → MPFTETPLKDLWLFEPRIFEDDRGYFYESFNQNEFTKATGITSPFIQDNHSFSKKGVLRGLHFQKPPHAQAKLIKVIQGTIWDVVVDLRKDSPTFSQHLGFELSAGNKKQLYVPQGFAHGFIVLSDSAEVLYKCDNFYAPQAESGIIYNDSDLAIDWKIDSSNIIISEKDAVLATFQPSNIPF, encoded by the coding sequence ATGCCTTTTACAGAAACTCCTCTCAAGGACCTTTGGTTGTTTGAACCCAGAATTTTTGAAGACGACCGTGGTTATTTCTACGAAAGTTTTAACCAAAATGAATTTACCAAAGCCACTGGTATCACTTCACCTTTTATCCAAGACAATCACTCCTTCTCAAAAAAAGGAGTGTTACGCGGATTACATTTCCAAAAGCCACCCCATGCACAGGCAAAGCTGATCAAAGTGATTCAGGGAACCATTTGGGACGTAGTGGTAGACTTAAGAAAAGACTCACCCACATTTAGTCAACATCTAGGATTTGAGCTTTCGGCAGGAAACAAAAAACAGCTATACGTACCTCAGGGGTTTGCCCATGGTTTTATTGTATTGAGTGATTCTGCCGAAGTCTTATACAAGTGTGACAATTTTTATGCTCCACAGGCAGAATCAGGGATTATTTACAATGATTCTGACCTTGCAATTGATTGGAAAATAGATAGTAGTAATATAATTATTTCAGAAAAAGATGCAGTTTTAGCAACTTTTCAACCATCTAATATACCATTCTAA
- the rfbA gene encoding glucose-1-phosphate thymidylyltransferase RfbA, which yields MKGIILAGGSGTRLHPLTLSVSKQLLPVYDKPMIYYPLSTLMSAGIQEILIITTPQDNQLFRTLLGDGKRLGCSFSYAIQENPEGLAQAFIIGEEFIGSDSVALILGDNIFYGTGLEKILQEQNNPKGGVVFAYHVSDPERYGVVDFDANNKAISIEEKPKKPKSNFAVPGLYFYDNQVVAMAKNLEPSARGELEITDINRIYLEKEQLSVGILDRGTAWLDTGTFTSLMQAGQFVQVIEERQGLKVGSIEETAYTMGYINEEELMTIAQPLVKSGYGNYLINLVKQEF from the coding sequence ATGAAAGGAATTATTCTAGCGGGGGGCTCAGGAACTCGTTTACACCCTTTGACCTTATCGGTAAGTAAACAATTGCTCCCGGTATATGACAAACCCATGATTTATTATCCGCTTTCTACCCTTATGAGTGCGGGTATTCAAGAAATTCTTATTATTACTACTCCACAAGATAATCAATTATTTAGAACTTTGCTGGGAGACGGTAAACGCCTGGGTTGCTCTTTTTCTTATGCCATCCAAGAAAATCCTGAGGGGTTGGCACAAGCTTTTATTATAGGCGAAGAATTTATTGGAAGTGACAGCGTAGCGCTTATTTTGGGTGATAATATTTTTTATGGTACAGGGCTGGAAAAGATACTACAGGAACAAAACAATCCAAAAGGAGGAGTAGTGTTTGCCTACCACGTATCTGACCCTGAACGCTATGGTGTGGTAGACTTTGATGCCAACAATAAAGCCATTTCTATTGAAGAAAAGCCAAAAAAACCAAAGTCTAATTTTGCCGTACCTGGTTTGTACTTTTATGACAATCAAGTAGTAGCAATGGCCAAAAACCTTGAGCCTTCTGCCAGGGGTGAACTTGAGATTACAGACATTAATCGTATTTATCTGGAAAAAGAACAACTTTCGGTAGGTATTTTAGATCGTGGAACTGCTTGGTTAGATACAGGTACATTTACCTCGCTTATGCAAGCAGGTCAATTTGTACAGGTCATAGAAGAAAGGCAGGGACTGAAAGTAGGTTCTATTGAAGAAACAGCCTATACAATGGGCTATATCAACGAAGAAGAACTTATGACAATAGCTCAACCCTTGGTAAAAAGTGGCTATGGCAACTACTTGATTAATTTAGTAAAACAAGAATTTTAA
- the rfbB gene encoding dTDP-glucose 4,6-dehydratase translates to MKILITGGAGFIGSHVVRLFVNKYPDYQIFNLDKLTYAGNLDNLKDIEQKSNYHFIKGDIVDQDFVQELYHKHKFDGTIHLAAESHVDRSILNPLEFVQTNVIGTVNLLNAARDIWKENYTNKLFYHVSTDEVYGSLGNEGLFTESTAYDPHSPYSASKASSDHFVRAYHDTYGLPIVISNCSNNYGAYQFPEKLIPLFIHNIKNSKPLPVYGKGENVRDWLYVVDHARAIDLVYHQGKQGATYNIGGFNEWKNIDLIRLMCQVMDKKLNQTEGTAEKLIEFVKDRAGHDLRYAIDASKINQELGWSPSVTFEQGIELTIDWYLENTQWLDNVTSGNYQTYYETQYVKR, encoded by the coding sequence ATGAAAATCTTAATCACTGGCGGAGCAGGCTTCATAGGCTCTCATGTAGTACGGTTGTTTGTAAACAAATACCCTGACTACCAAATATTTAACCTAGACAAGCTTACCTATGCAGGCAACTTAGACAACCTCAAAGATATTGAGCAAAAGTCTAACTATCACTTTATAAAAGGGGATATTGTAGACCAAGATTTTGTACAGGAGTTGTACCACAAACATAAGTTCGATGGCACCATTCACTTAGCTGCCGAGTCGCATGTAGACCGTTCTATTCTCAATCCTCTGGAGTTTGTTCAAACCAATGTGATAGGTACAGTCAATTTGCTAAATGCAGCACGCGATATCTGGAAAGAAAATTATACAAATAAGCTTTTTTACCATGTATCAACCGACGAAGTATATGGCTCTTTGGGTAATGAAGGACTTTTTACCGAAAGTACCGCTTATGACCCTCACTCGCCCTATTCGGCATCCAAGGCCAGTTCAGACCACTTCGTAAGAGCTTACCATGACACTTATGGCTTGCCAATTGTCATCTCTAATTGTTCTAACAATTATGGTGCTTACCAATTTCCTGAAAAACTTATTCCTTTATTTATTCATAACATTAAGAATAGTAAGCCTCTGCCAGTCTATGGCAAGGGAGAAAACGTACGAGACTGGCTATATGTAGTAGACCACGCCAGGGCTATTGATTTGGTTTACCACCAGGGCAAACAAGGCGCTACTTATAACATTGGGGGGTTCAATGAGTGGAAAAATATTGATTTGATTCGCTTGATGTGTCAAGTGATGGACAAAAAGTTAAATCAGACCGAGGGCACTGCCGAAAAACTCATTGAATTTGTGAAAGATCGTGCAGGACATGATTTACGCTACGCCATTGATGCTTCTAAAATTAACCAAGAACTAGGCTGGAGTCCTTCTGTTACTTTTGAACAAGGCATAGAACTAACTATTGACTGGTACTTGGAGAATACTCAATGGCTAGACAATGTGACAAGTGGTAACTATCAAACCTACTATGAAACTCAATATGTTAAACGATAA
- the fcl gene encoding GDP-L-fucose synthase: MNKNSKVYIAGHRGMVGSAILRRLQKEGFDNFVYSSSKDTDLRNQTAVADFFAREKPEYVFLAAAKVGGIVANNTYRAEFLYDNLMIQSNVIHQAYVHQVKKLLFLGSSCIYPKLAPQPLKEDYLLTGSLEPTNEPYAIAKIAGVKMCEEYRFQYKCDFISVMPTNLYGTNDNYDLKTSHVLPALLRKFHEAKQNNEPSVEIWGTGSPLREFLHVDDLADACYFLMKNYSEKSLINIGTGTDISIKDLALLIKEVTGYNGELCFDTSKPDGTPRKLMDVTKLHQLGWQHRIKLKDGITSTYKEKFLI, encoded by the coding sequence ATGAATAAAAACAGTAAAGTATATATTGCTGGACATAGAGGAATGGTGGGTTCTGCTATTCTGCGACGCCTACAAAAAGAAGGTTTTGATAATTTTGTGTATAGTAGTTCTAAAGATACTGATTTACGAAATCAAACAGCAGTAGCTGATTTTTTTGCAAGAGAAAAACCTGAATATGTGTTTTTGGCGGCAGCCAAAGTAGGGGGCATAGTTGCCAATAATACCTACCGGGCAGAGTTTTTATATGATAACTTGATGATCCAGTCTAATGTGATTCACCAAGCTTATGTACATCAAGTAAAAAAACTATTGTTTTTAGGATCATCTTGTATATACCCTAAACTTGCCCCTCAACCTCTCAAAGAGGATTACTTGCTTACAGGAAGCCTAGAGCCCACCAATGAACCTTATGCCATAGCCAAAATAGCAGGGGTTAAAATGTGTGAAGAATACCGCTTTCAGTACAAATGCGATTTTATCTCAGTCATGCCCACCAACCTATACGGCACTAATGATAACTACGACCTGAAAACATCGCACGTATTGCCTGCTTTATTGCGTAAGTTTCACGAAGCCAAACAAAACAACGAGCCCTCGGTAGAAATATGGGGGACTGGTTCTCCTTTGCGTGAGTTTTTGCATGTAGACGACTTGGCTGATGCTTGCTATTTTTTGATGAAAAACTACAGCGAAAAAAGCTTGATCAATATAGGTACAGGTACAGATATTAGCATTAAAGATTTGGCACTTCTGATCAAAGAAGTTACTGGCTATAATGGTGAGTTATGTTTTGACACCTCCAAACCAGATGGTACTCCCAGAAAATTAATGGATGTAACCAAGTTACACCAACTAGGATGGCAACATCGAATAAAACTAAAAGATGGCATCACATCTACTTACAAAGAGAAGTTTTTGATTTAA